Below is a window of Hydrogenimonas sp. DNA.
GTCTGTTCAGGATATTCAGGATTTCAGCCTCTTTTTCCGGGTTCGAGCCGATCTTCTCCAGCACGAGAAAAAGGGCGTCGATGACCGTGTTTCCTGTAACGGTTATCTTCTCTTGGGGGATATTCTCTTTCAGAAGGTTCTCCCTGCTCTTTTTGGTCGGGGCGAAATGAAGGGTCGTCAGTCGTGAGGTCAACTGCCTGTTTGCCTCTTCCGGCCAGGGGCTGTAGATATCTTCGGTGCGAAGTCCGGCTTCGACGTGTCCGACCGGGATCTTTCGGTAGAAGGCCGCCAATGAGGCCGCAAGTGTCGTCGTGGTGTCTCCGTGAACGAGCACCATATCGGGTTCGAACTCTGCGAGCACCTTCTTCATGCCCGTCAAAACGTTTGCCGTAATGTCGTAGAGATCCTGCCCAGGTTTCATTACGTCAAGGTCGTAATCGGGGGTGATTTCGAAGATCTCCAGGACCTGGTCGAGCATCTCTCTGTGCTGTGCGGTAACACAGATACAGCTTATGAAACTCTTATTCTCTCTTTGCAGAGCCTTTACAAGCGGGACCATCTTAATCGCTTCGGGACGTGTTCCGAAGACAATGAGTATCTTTTTCATATGAAATAATCTCTAAACGGTTAATTTTGACTAGATTTTAACAGATTGCCGCTTAGTTTACGCCGCATCGCCTTTTCATATTCGTCTATATTCTCTTTTGTGAGCAAAACTCCGAAATCTTTAGGTATATTTTCATGACCGTAACCGCTGATTCTTTGTGCTATCATCCTGTCTACGTCGGCATATACATGGTGGGCGTCGAAGAAATTTTTCAGATCGGACGTGACACTGTTTATATCCATGAAGTGGTAGACTCTTCCAAAGACCGAAACAGTTTCGTTCAGCCATCTAAAGTATTCATCTATATGACCTGCCTCCACGACAAATTTTTTGAAGAACGGCATTGAAACCGGAGTAGTGAAGAGAATGAAACTGCTTTCCGGGTTACGTTTTTTCAGATTTTCCAGAAGCAGCGGCCAGTCGGAGCGGTATCTGTACTCTTTTGTCATAGGGATCAGGTACTCATCGATATCTCGTTCAATATTCTTTTCCAGTTGCTTAGGGGAAACTTTTATTGAGACGTGCCGGACGTTGTTGCGGTCGTAGTCGCTTACTGTCGGGTTGTAAACCCGTTTTATATCTCTTATCGAATGTTTCGTAGAGTCCCATGTGAGGAGCATTTTGTAGCGATATAGCGGCTCTATGGTTTGTGCGAAGTAGTCTTCCGGTTTTTTGTGGTTATAGTAGCGGTCGACAACGGCATCGTAGTTTTCTGCGGTGCCGAAAAAGTCTATTCCGATAACAATGTTCCTGAAACTGCCGCCTTTTATCCGCTTTGCAATCTCTATCCATCTTTCATACTCTTTCGGCACCATATTGTCTGTAGCGTAATTATAGAGTCTCATCCCCTTGAAGTCGAACTGGTTTATGTATGCGGTGCGGCTGCTTCCGAGTAAAATGGAGTCCGAATTTCTGAGCATTTGGGTGAAATATGCCCTGTTTGTCTTCTGCTGCCTCTCGTTGAAGCCGTCCTGGCGGTTGTTCAAAGAGTTCGAGTGCGAGAAACACCATAGCGGGTCAATGTAGTAGTTCAAAGCAGCCAGGAGTACCAGGGGGATGATAACAAGAAAGAGCCAGAGCCTTACAACATTTTTCATTATGACCATCCCTTCTAGAAATTGAAATAGATAAACTCGGAAATTCTGTTCAGCGAAAGGGCGGCTGCGAGAAAAAGGAGCGAAGCGTATGTCATTTTTACATAACCGATGCCGGAGTTCATGAGTTGTGTGGAGTTTTTCGTCAAGAGTACCGCTCCCAGTGCCGCCAGCAGATATGCTACTGTAGAAGCTCCTGTCCCGAGGGCACCGAGGTATGAACCGAACTCCACACCTGACTCTTTGAGAAAACCTAGCTTTTGGCTAAGTGCCGCCGGAAGTACGATTTTCCCGAAAAACATTCCATTCAGTACTTTCAGCGCGTCGTCGAAATCTTTTGCCCTGAAAAAAATCCAGGCAATATTTACGAAATTGAAGGTCAGAAACCAGGCCAGTACCGTCGGCATACGAATGGCAAAAGCACTCCAGATGCGGTGTATTATGAGGGCCAGACCGTGAAGTGTTCCCCAAAATATGAAGGTCCAGCCTGCACCGTGCCAGATTCCGGCCAGGAAAAAGACGATGAAGATATTGAGGTATGTCCTGTATCTACCGTGCCTGTTGCCTCCGAGAGGAATGTAGAGATAGTCCTTGAGAAAGCGGGTGAGCGTCATATGCCAGCGTCTCCAGAAGTCCCGGATATTTCGGGCCTTGTAGGGGCTGTCGAAGTTTATGGGGAGCCTTATGTTGAAAAGAAGCGCCGCTCCAATCGCCATGTCGGTGTAGCCGCTGAAATCGAAATAGAGCTGAAACGTATATGAAAGGGATGTGACCCAGGCTTCGAGCATGTTGAGATTTTCCGCAACATCGAACCCTCTTGTGGCCCATACCGCGAACCGGTCGGCAATCATCACCTTTTTGAAAAGCCCGATAGAGAAGATGAAAAGTCCCATGGCGATATTTTTGTGGTTCACTATAAGGTTGCTCTTCAGTGCGAACTGCGGGAGCATCTCTTTGTGGTGAACTATAGGCCCAGCTATGAGCTGTGGGAAAAAGGTGACAAAAAGGGTGTAGTTCAAAAAGCTGTACTCCTCCGTTTTTCCCTTGTAGCTGTCTACAAGATAGGTGATCTGCTGGAATGTGAAAAAGGAGATACCGAGGGGGAGTGCCAGATGCAAAAGTGGGTAGGAAGTATCAAGCGCTATATTTATATTTTCAAGGAAAAAGTCACTGTATTTGAAATAGCCCAGCATAGCCAGGTTGGCTGTTACTCCAATGAGAAGCAGCGCTTTTTTTACTCTTTGGGAGACGGTAGATTTTCTGCTTATCAGGCTCCCTACAGCAAAATTGAAAAAAACCGATAGTAGTATTATCGGTAGATAGACCGGGTTCCACCAGGAGTAGAAAAAGAGTGAAGCTCCTATCAGGAACAGTTTCGCGACAGTTGCATAACGGAGCCTGTTTATCAGAAAGTAGAGAAAAAAAACTACCGGCAGAAACAGAAATATATATTCAAAACTGTTAAATAACATAAGATAGATTAATCCTTATTGAAAAAAAGTTGAAATTCATTAATTTTTTATACTATATAGAATATAATTTTATCATAATTAGTTAAGAACTGATGCTGCGGAGTGTCCGCCACCCTCCGTAACATCGGCCAAGAACAACCTCTGACTTATAATAGTTCAAAACCAACAGAATGTGGAGTAATGGAAAAAGTTGTAGGAATGACCCAGTCGAACTATCTGCCGTGGAAAGGTTACTTCGACTATATAAACAGTGTTGACGAGTTCTATTTCTACGACGATGTACAGTATACGAAGCAGGATTGGCGAAACAGAAACCTGATAAAAACACCGAAGGGGGTGGAGTGGCTGACCGTACCGGTAGGGTCAAACAGGGACAGGCTTATATGTGAAGTAGAAATAAGAGACAGCAGCTGGCAAAAAAGTCATTGGGGGAAGATAGTACAGTACTATCGGAAAGCACGATACTTCAAGATGTACAGAGAATTTTTCGAAGAGTTTTACAGGGGTACCGAGTGGACCAACCTTTCCGATATGAATCAGACGATGATAAAGAGGATTGCAAGAGAGATCCTGGGTATAGAGACGAAATTCGGCGACTCGCGCCCTTTCAAGCTTACCGGAAAAAAAGAGCAAAGATATATTCCTCTTTTGAAGGAGGTGGGGTGCACAATCTTTTTGAGCGGTCCGTCCGCCAAAAACTATCTTAAAGAGGAGACTCTCGAAAAAGAGGGGATAAAACTGGAATGGATGTGTTATGAAGGGTATCCGGAGTATACACAGTTCTACCCGCCGTTCAATCACCATGTATCCATAATCGACCTTATATTCAATGAAGGTCCTGATGCCAAAGACTATATGTTGAGTTTCGACAAACCGGAAAGAGGGTAGGAGGCGAAGCTAATCAGGGTGGATTTGACGGGGGAAATAGAGTTTTTTCAATATAATGGAAAAAATATATTCAATGCGATGAACAAGAGGCGTGTCGGGGAGATAAAGCAAAAACCTAAAGATATGTTGCCGGTTTTTTGAAATATATAGCCGACATCTTTCAGGATTCGTTGAAAAAGTATTTGGATTAAAAAATTTTTTAAAGAACTCTATTGAGACAATCGTGGAACCGCACAAGCCGAACGAAATATTATATCAGTGACAGTTTTGCGGCAAGGTTGGATAGAACTCTGCAACGGGGAAAGAGTTACTCGTATTTAGCGGGGGTTTAAATTTGAAGGTTGGCAATGGTCGCAAAAAATACTTTTGTGAAAAGTGGGAATGAAAAAATGAATAGAGCCTGGGTGGGAATGTTTATTCTCTATTCACTTTTTTCTGTCGTATTGATAAAGCTGGACTTGAGTTATCTCGGAACGGTAGATGATCCGTTTATTAGAGAGTTTGTATATAACGGAGAGAACAGAACACTTATAATGAGCTATCCGCTCTCAACGCTGCTTGCATATCTTTACAGGATGTTTCCGGAGGTGCAGTGGCTTAGTTGGACATACTTTGTCTATATGGAAATCATCATTGCTATATACTCTTTCTATATTTCCAGAATGGAAGATATTGCCGTTCGTGCCTCTATGTTTCTGTTCGGACTTATTGTTCTGCTTTTTGCATGGCAGAATATTACCGTTACACTTCTTACGCTTTTGCTCATAGTCCTTGCAATGCCGCTCGTAAAGAGGCATCAAATTTTATTTTGGACTCTTTTTCTGCTTGCTTCTCTTCTTCGTGATACTATTATAGTTTTCGTTCTACCGCTTATCGCGGTAGGGTATGCAATATTTTTCGATAAAAACTATTTTTCCAAAAAGCGTTTTTTCGCTGTTTTATTCTTGGTTGCTGCGGTTTTGGCAACTATTCTTTCTCCAAGGTTCGATACGGAGTATCAAAAATGGCTCAGTTTCAATTTTGCCAAGGGTTATTTCAAAGATCTTCATGGAAAAGATGTAAAAAATATTTTGACTGATGATGAGAAACTTATAGCCAATTCCTGGTATGCCCAGGATGAGAGCCTTTTGGCTTCGGAAAAAATAATTGCTGCCGCAGGTTCCCAGCTCGATCTGGTGTTGCACAGGCTCACTCATCTGGAGCCGAGACAGATTTTGAGCAAGCTTTACCATCATAAAATATTGATAATATTGTTGCTGGCCACTTTCTATCTCCTCTTCTATACACAGATGAGTAAGACGAAAAAAGTGTTGTATGCTGTATATATAGTAGGATTTTTCACACTTTTTTTCATACGTGATGTCAACAGGGTCACATACCCGCTTATATTTTTATGGATTATATTTTTGGTTACAGATCTGTGGAAATTGAAAAAGAGAAGGGAGATATGTGGAGTATTTTTTACAGCCTCTCTATTATTGGCTTTGGATCTACCTATATACAACCAGCAGCACAAGAAGCAGAAGCTTGGCTACGAAAAAGAGCTTGTGAGTCTAATGAAAAAACATGATTTAATGTACGAACCCGGTTTGGGCTTTCCCTTGCGGATCAATTCGTTTTTTGTAGATGCAGTCTCACAAAACCGTCTATTTGATGAGAATCACTGGATCTCGAACTATATATTGCCTGCGGGCTGGATGTGCAGACACCCCTATTTCTACAGGTCGCACAATATTACATGGGATAAAAAGAGGAAATATTCATCCTATTACGACTTCCTTATAGGCGAAGAGTCAGCGTTTATCGGCTCTAAGGAGAGAGATGAAGTTAAAAATGCCAGGATTCTCGGTATGTACGACAGGCTGTACGGTAAAAACGGGGAGTGTGTTCACAAAATCAAGATAATAGATGAGTCGCAGCACTTTTCGGTGGTGAAGGTGGAAAGGGTCTGCTCTTCAGGATAAAGGTACCTCTATACTCATAACGCATTTAGGAAATTAGTGACTTTCGCCTTCAGCCAGATTACCGTACCCTGAAAATAGTTGCTGACAAAAGGTCCCAGTCCGAGTTTTTCTATAACGCCGTATGCCAGGTAGTTGAACGGTATTTTTACAGTTTCAAATACCGCATATCTCAGAGCCTGCACATCCTTGTAATATTTTTCCCTGTTCCACCACGGAACGTCCGCCCCTATGAAAACGGTTCTAATGCCGGCTTCAGGATACCCGGCAATTTTTGTCAGCATCCTGACGCGCCGGGTATGGGGCGGGTCGGTAACTATGATCAAAGAGGTGTAGCCATGCTGCAGCATATATTTTTTGATCGATTCTATCTCATCCATTGTGTTTCCACGTATAGCCAGGGTATCTATATTTTCTCGAGTCAGACCGTTTGACGAAAGGTAAGATTTTTCCGTCCTGTAGACTTTTCCTTTCTCCCTGAGATAGATCTGCTGGCAACCGTTTACAATAACTTTACTCTTTAGGGAAAAACCGTTTTGATAGAGCTGAAGAGCTTTTTTTACCCTGAATCCCAGCCAATCGCCCCCAAGTACCGCTATGATGTCCGCCTTTTGCGGCTTTTGTGAAATATCCAGAATTTTACCTGCACTGAAACCGTAAAAGAGTGTTACGGCAAATAGACCGAAAAGCAGGTAAAACAGAGATTTGACGTAATTCATTCGTTTTCGAACACTATAATTGAAAAACCGTCGATCTCCATACGCTTTTTTTCGACCATTGATATATGGTGATATCTGAAAATAGGTTCGTGATTACGATCTATTAAAATAATTCGCCGATATTTGGAAAAAAATCTCTTTAAAACCTGCGGATCTTTTTCAAGACGCTCAAGGTGTGTGGAGAGAGAGCTATAGACTTGCTGCAGCATCTGAAATCTATTATCTGTATGAAGGTCAAATCTCTGACCGACCTGGATAATTCTTTTGATGAGTACCTGGCTTGAATCTTCGCTAAACAGAATATCATGTAGTTTTTTTACATCAATTCCCTGCAAATAGAGATAAATAGCTTCTCGCTTCCAGTAGATTTTATTTCCTTCTTCTGATTTTGGGAGAAGAAACTCCGAGTTTCTACTGAATAGTATTTCGCTTTTATATACGAGGGGCAGCCATGTGGCGATATCATTTACAGTCAATGAGGGCGCGATAATCAGGTCGTCTTTTGCCGGTTCAAGCTGTATTAGAGACCTATATAGAATATAGTTTTCCCTGTTTTTGGACAAACCGG
It encodes the following:
- a CDS encoding UDP-N-acetylglucosamine 2-epimerase is translated as MKKILIVFGTRPEAIKMVPLVKALQRENKSFISCICVTAQHREMLDQVLEIFEITPDYDLDVMKPGQDLYDITANVLTGMKKVLAEFEPDMVLVHGDTTTTLAASLAAFYRKIPVGHVEAGLRTEDIYSPWPEEANRQLTSRLTTLHFAPTKKSRENLLKENIPQEKITVTGNTVIDALFLVLEKIGSNPEKEAEILNILNRHLPFFPSPESKIPKFILVTGHRRENFGQGFIDICNALKEIAKADPEVEIVYPVHLNPNVQKPVKEILGDTGNIHLIPPLEYEPFVYLMSRAHIIVTDSGGIQEEAPSLGKPVLVMRKTTERPEAVDAGTVKLVGTDEELIVKSVQELLNDPESYEAMSKAHNPYGDGKACDRITETLKKFFKV
- a CDS encoding probable poly(beta-D-mannuronate) O-acetylase — its product is MLFNSFEYIFLFLPVVFFLYFLINRLRYATVAKLFLIGASLFFYSWWNPVYLPIILLSVFFNFAVGSLISRKSTVSQRVKKALLLIGVTANLAMLGYFKYSDFFLENINIALDTSYPLLHLALPLGISFFTFQQITYLVDSYKGKTEEYSFLNYTLFVTFFPQLIAGPIVHHKEMLPQFALKSNLIVNHKNIAMGLFIFSIGLFKKVMIADRFAVWATRGFDVAENLNMLEAWVTSLSYTFQLYFDFSGYTDMAIGAALLFNIRLPINFDSPYKARNIRDFWRRWHMTLTRFLKDYLYIPLGGNRHGRYRTYLNIFIVFFLAGIWHGAGWTFIFWGTLHGLALIIHRIWSAFAIRMPTVLAWFLTFNFVNIAWIFFRAKDFDDALKVLNGMFFGKIVLPAALSQKLGFLKESGVEFGSYLGALGTGASTVAYLLAALGAVLLTKNSTQLMNSGIGYVKMTYASLLFLAAALSLNRISEFIYFNF